From one Agathobaculum sp. NTUH-O15-33 genomic stretch:
- a CDS encoding HAD family hydrolase, whose amino-acid sequence MTEIQGAIFDMDGTLLDSMPVWDQLSQRFLGQYGVDVTKADYEAIEGTTQLQGAQYFIDTYPFLPLTAETLIAGLDQLITARYEQLARPKDGVRPFLEGLRARGVKLAIATLTARHHAEKALRDRGLLQYFEFMLTIEDVGVSKREPDIYLAAADRLGLRPACCVVFEDAPYAGQTAKKAGFRVCGMAEPAYAEGERLLRAASDWFVERSFDELSGKM is encoded by the coding sequence ATGACCGAAATACAGGGTGCGATTTTTGATATGGACGGCACCCTTTTGGATTCTATGCCGGTTTGGGATCAGCTCAGCCAGCGTTTTTTGGGACAGTACGGCGTTGACGTGACCAAGGCGGATTACGAAGCGATCGAGGGCACGACCCAGCTGCAAGGCGCGCAGTACTTTATCGATACCTATCCCTTTCTGCCGCTGACCGCGGAAACGCTGATTGCCGGGCTGGATCAGCTGATCACCGCGCGGTACGAGCAGCTTGCGCGGCCCAAGGACGGCGTGCGCCCCTTTCTTGAAGGGCTGCGGGCGCGCGGCGTAAAGCTGGCGATCGCGACGCTGACCGCGCGCCACCACGCGGAAAAGGCGCTGCGCGACCGGGGCCTTTTGCAATATTTTGAGTTCATGCTCACGATCGAGGATGTGGGCGTATCCAAACGCGAGCCGGATATTTATCTTGCGGCGGCGGACCGGCTGGGGCTGCGCCCCGCTTGCTGCGTCGTATTCGAGGATGCGCCCTATGCGGGGCAGACCGCGAAGAAAGCGGGCTTTCGCGTGTGCGGCATGGCCGAACCGGCCTACGCCGAAGGGGAGCGCCTGCTCCGCGCGGCGAGCGACTGGTTCGTCGAGCGTTCTTTTGACGAACTTTCAGGGAAAATGTAA
- a CDS encoding chloride channel protein has product METPREYFKRQAKNGLIFLRWCVFGAIIGVTVGAAGAGFHHALDWAGETRDHHWALLYLLPVVGIIIAFLYEKADLPLERGTNFILTSVRENHPVRLRMAPLIVVGTVLTHLCGGSAGREGAALQLGGSISGNIGHWMRLDDRDARTITMCGMAAGFTALFGTPLAAVVFAMEVISVGVMYYAALFPCVLSAMIARLVAARLGVFAKEYAIMGVPSGDAVGVAVLVRLTVLGVLCAVFAALVCILFHRIGGLLKRACPNRYLCIALGGVIVIALTLLLQTHDYNGAGMQVIERALLGQASPLAFFWKLLFTAVTIGVGYKGGEIVPVFFMGATFGCVAGGLLGLTPSFSAALGMVAVFCGVTNSPLTSMFLAYELFGGSGLPMYAYVIAIAYMLSGYYGLYSEQKIIYSKMRPQFIDRKTK; this is encoded by the coding sequence ATGGAGACGCCGAGGGAGTATTTCAAACGGCAGGCGAAAAACGGGCTTATTTTTTTGCGATGGTGTGTGTTCGGGGCGATCATCGGCGTGACCGTCGGCGCGGCGGGCGCGGGGTTCCACCATGCGCTCGACTGGGCGGGCGAAACGAGGGATCACCATTGGGCGCTGCTGTATCTGCTGCCGGTCGTCGGCATCATAATCGCTTTTTTGTATGAAAAGGCCGATCTGCCGCTCGAGCGCGGCACCAATTTTATTTTGACCTCGGTGCGGGAAAACCACCCGGTGCGGCTGCGTATGGCGCCGCTGATCGTCGTGGGCACGGTGCTCACGCACCTGTGCGGCGGTTCGGCGGGGCGCGAGGGCGCGGCGCTGCAGCTGGGCGGCTCTATTTCGGGCAACATCGGCCACTGGATGCGGCTGGACGACCGGGACGCCCGCACAATCACCATGTGCGGCATGGCGGCGGGCTTTACCGCGCTGTTCGGCACGCCGCTCGCGGCCGTCGTTTTCGCAATGGAGGTCATCAGCGTGGGCGTGATGTACTACGCCGCGCTGTTTCCGTGTGTGCTTTCCGCCATGATCGCCAGATTGGTGGCCGCCCGCCTTGGCGTGTTCGCGAAGGAATACGCCATCATGGGCGTGCCTTCGGGCGACGCAGTGGGCGTTGCCGTGCTGGTGCGGCTTACCGTGCTGGGCGTTTTGTGCGCGGTGTTCGCGGCGCTGGTCTGCATTCTGTTCCACCGCATCGGCGGACTGTTAAAGCGGGCGTGCCCGAACCGGTACCTGTGTATCGCGCTGGGCGGCGTGATCGTGATCGCGCTGACGCTTCTTTTGCAGACGCACGATTACAACGGCGCGGGCATGCAGGTGATCGAGCGGGCGCTCTTAGGGCAGGCTTCGCCGCTCGCGTTTTTCTGGAAGCTGCTGTTTACCGCCGTGACCATCGGCGTGGGCTACAAGGGCGGCGAGATTGTGCCCGTGTTCTTCATGGGCGCGACGTTCGGCTGCGTGGCGGGCGGGCTGCTGGGCCTTACCCCCTCGTTCAGCGCGGCGCTTGGCATGGTGGCGGTGTTCTGCGGGGTGACCAACTCGCCGCTGACCTCGATGTTTTTGGCCTATGAGCTGTTCGGCGGCTCGGGCCTGCCGATGTATGCGTACGTGATCGCGATCGCCTACATGCTGTCCGGCTATTACGGCCTGTACAGCGAACAGAAGATCATCTACTCCAAAATGCGGCCGCAGTTTATCGACCGGAAAACGAAGTGA
- a CDS encoding IMP dehydrogenase has translation MAFYFKEPSRTFSEYLLVPGYSSAECIPANVSLRTPIVKFKKGGESALYANIPLVSAIMQAVSDDRMAIALAQEGGISFIYGSQSIESEAAMVARVKSYKAGFIVSDSNVMPNQTLADVLALKERTGHSTVAVTEDGTATGKLLGIITSRDYRVSRMEKNVPVTEFMTPFEKLITAPADTSLKTANDIIWDHKLNALPLVDENQRLVYMVFRKDYDSHKANSLELLDAQKRYVVGAGVNTRDFTERVPALVEAGADVLCIDSSEGFSEWQSRTIAWVRENYGESVKIGAGNVVDREGFRFLAEAGADFIKVGIGGGSICITREQKGIGRGQATALIEVAAARDEYFLETGIYIPVCSDGGIVHDYHCTMALAMGADFLMLGRYFSRFDESPTNKVNVNGSYMKEYWGEGSSRARNWQRYDMGGDKKLSFEEGVDSYVPYAGSLKDNVTLTLNKVRSTMCNCGALNIADFQKKAKITLVSATSIVEGGAHDVVPKETASTSK, from the coding sequence ATGGCTTTTTACTTCAAGGAACCATCGCGCACCTTCAGCGAATATCTGCTCGTGCCCGGCTATTCCTCCGCGGAATGTATCCCCGCGAACGTGAGCCTGCGCACGCCGATCGTCAAGTTTAAAAAGGGCGGAGAATCCGCCCTGTACGCCAACATCCCGCTGGTCTCAGCCATCATGCAGGCGGTCTCGGACGACCGTATGGCCATCGCCTTGGCGCAGGAAGGCGGCATTTCCTTCATTTACGGCTCGCAGTCCATCGAGAGCGAGGCCGCCATGGTCGCCCGCGTCAAGAGCTACAAGGCGGGCTTTATCGTATCCGATTCCAACGTCATGCCGAACCAGACCTTGGCGGACGTTTTGGCGCTCAAGGAGCGCACCGGCCACTCCACCGTCGCCGTGACCGAGGACGGCACGGCCACCGGCAAGCTGCTCGGCATCATCACCAGCCGCGATTACCGCGTTTCCCGCATGGAGAAAAACGTGCCGGTCACCGAGTTCATGACTCCGTTTGAAAAGCTGATCACCGCCCCGGCGGACACCAGCCTGAAAACGGCCAACGACATCATTTGGGATCACAAGCTTAACGCGCTGCCGCTGGTCGATGAAAACCAGCGCCTTGTCTATATGGTTTTCCGCAAGGATTACGACAGCCACAAGGCCAACTCCCTTGAGCTGCTCGACGCGCAAAAGCGTTACGTGGTCGGCGCGGGCGTCAACACCCGCGATTTTACCGAGCGCGTGCCGGCGCTGGTCGAAGCCGGGGCCGATGTGCTCTGCATCGACTCCTCCGAGGGCTTTTCCGAATGGCAGAGCCGCACGATCGCTTGGGTCCGCGAGAACTACGGCGAAAGCGTCAAGATCGGCGCGGGCAACGTGGTGGACCGCGAGGGCTTCCGCTTTTTGGCCGAAGCCGGGGCGGATTTCATCAAGGTCGGTATCGGCGGCGGTTCGATCTGCATCACGCGCGAGCAAAAGGGCATTGGCCGCGGACAGGCCACCGCATTGATCGAGGTAGCCGCCGCGCGTGACGAGTACTTCCTTGAGACCGGCATTTATATTCCCGTTTGCTCGGACGGCGGTATCGTGCACGATTACCACTGCACCATGGCGCTCGCCATGGGCGCGGATTTCCTGATGCTGGGCCGCTATTTCTCCCGATTCGACGAATCGCCGACCAACAAGGTCAATGTAAACGGCAGCTATATGAAGGAGTACTGGGGCGAGGGCTCTTCCCGTGCGCGCAACTGGCAGCGCTACGATATGGGCGGCGATAAAAAGCTTTCCTTCGAGGAGGGCGTCGATTCCTACGTGCCGTACGCAGGTTCTTTGAAGGACAACGTGACGCTGACGCTCAATAAGGTGCGTTCCACCATGTGCAACTGCGGCGCGCTGAACATTGCGGATTTTCAGAAGAAGGCCAAGATCACGCTCGTTTCCGCCACCTCGATCGTCGAGGGCGGCGCGCACGACGTGGTGCCGAAGGAAACTGCTTCCACTTCTAAATAA